One window of candidate division WOR-3 bacterium genomic DNA carries:
- a CDS encoding NFACT RNA binding domain-containing protein: MFTGVVLHYLLKEFNPENDLLITDVVRKGKEISIVFGKKSITANLSPNAPYISLKKIKGEGFFSSFFKGKKVKKIEQVGLDRILIIELEENFKILFQIFGRRSDCLFFEGEKIFKSFKGIYEGEYVYPLLPEVINILTAEKEDIIEAIISKKKVAGLSMEFINKIREKGIDFVDSFANREFGPTVFEDVISPFVLPKGERFRSMNEAILYYFEKKEKEEELRRVKEEIEFNIQKKIEKAEGIIEKLSNYKSKKENYLLIGEALLTYEKKIEVSNGKVFLDYLGRKLEVDLFPSLSVKENAQRYFDLYKREKKRDEFIEKRKKELEKELEVLKKKKEKLKEAEDLKEFEKFYKKPEEEKEEIIPDKFRTFMTRNGFKVLVGKSAESNHELTFSYARPYDIFLHVKNAPGSHTILRVKDKNKYPPMEDIYDAAYYAAKFSKAKHSKVIPVSYTERRYVRGGKGLPKGTVILEREKVIYVSPESP, translated from the coding sequence ATGTTTACAGGAGTAGTTCTTCATTATCTGTTGAAAGAGTTTAATCCCGAAAATGACCTATTGATTACAGATGTTGTGAGAAAAGGAAAAGAGATTTCAATCGTTTTTGGAAAGAAATCTATAACGGCAAATTTATCTCCAAATGCTCCATATATTTCTTTAAAGAAAATAAAAGGAGAAGGCTTCTTTTCTTCATTTTTTAAGGGAAAGAAAGTAAAGAAAATAGAGCAAGTAGGTTTAGATAGAATTCTAATTATAGAATTAGAAGAGAATTTTAAAATCCTATTCCAGATCTTTGGAAGGAGAAGTGATTGTTTGTTTTTTGAGGGAGAAAAAATATTTAAGTCATTTAAGGGAATTTATGAGGGAGAATATGTTTACCCTTTGCTTCCAGAAGTAATAAATATTCTAACAGCCGAAAAGGAAGATATTATAGAGGCAATAATATCTAAGAAAAAAGTAGCTGGATTATCTATGGAATTTATAAATAAAATAAGAGAAAAAGGGATAGATTTTGTGGATTCTTTTGCAAATAGAGAGTTTGGTCCAACTGTTTTTGAAGATGTTATTTCACCTTTTGTTCTCCCCAAAGGCGAGAGATTCAGAAGTATGAATGAGGCTATTTTATATTATTTTGAGAAAAAGGAGAAAGAAGAAGAATTAAGAAGAGTAAAAGAAGAGATAGAATTTAATATTCAGAAAAAAATAGAAAAAGCCGAAGGAATTATTGAAAAATTAAGCAATTATAAAAGTAAAAAGGAGAACTATCTTCTTATTGGAGAAGCCCTTTTAACTTATGAGAAAAAAATAGAGGTTTCTAATGGTAAAGTTTTCCTTGATTATTTAGGAAGAAAATTAGAGGTAGACCTTTTCCCTTCTCTTTCTGTAAAGGAGAATGCACAAAGGTATTTTGATCTTTATAAAAGAGAAAAGAAGAGGGATGAATTTATAGAGAAGAGAAAAAAAGAATTAGAGAAGGAGTTAGAGGTTCTTAAAAAGAAAAAGGAAAAATTAAAAGAGGCGGAAGATTTAAAAGAATTTGAGAAATTTTATAAAAAACCTGAGGAGGAGAAAGAAGAGATCATTCCAGATAAGTTTAGAACATTCATGACAAGAAATGGTTTTAAAGTGTTAGTTGGGAAAAGCGCTGAATCTAATCATGAACTTACTTTTTCTTATGCTCGTCCTTACGATATTTTTCTCCATGTAAAAAATGCACCTGGCTCACACACAATTTTGAGGGTTAAGGATAAAAATAAATATCCCCCTATGGAGGACATTTATGATGCAGCTTATTACGCTGCGAAATTTAGCAAGGCTAAACATTCAAAAGTGATTCCTGTTTCTTATACTGAAAGGAGGTATGTAAGAGGAGGTAAGGGACTGCCAAAGGGTACGGTAATTTTAGAAAGAGAAAAAGTTATTTATGTTTCTCCAGAAAGCCCTTGA
- the tatC gene encoding twin-arginine translocase subunit TatC encodes MEEDFWNHLEELRKRLILSICFFLFSSVFFYPFSGKFIKLFTDLVGKTYFFAPQEALFIRIKFSFMAGFVIALPLILHQLYLFVVPALTKEERRFAGPLLFFLIVFFYGGLFLGYFIFLPYILKILLSFQTDFMVPLISITKLFSFVFWVLAGFGISFEMPVFFFVLSKLGVITPLMLFHNWRFGILFILVFAAIITPTVDVVTMVFVAFPLFFLYFISIIFSFLGSRSKNK; translated from the coding sequence ATGGAAGAGGATTTTTGGAACCATCTTGAAGAATTAAGGAAGAGACTTATTCTATCTATTTGTTTTTTTCTTTTTTCAAGCGTTTTTTTTTATCCTTTTTCTGGAAAGTTTATAAAATTATTTACAGATCTTGTTGGTAAGACCTATTTTTTTGCTCCCCAGGAAGCTTTATTTATTAGAATTAAATTCAGTTTTATGGCTGGCTTTGTTATCGCTTTGCCTTTAATCCTCCATCAACTTTATCTTTTTGTGGTTCCAGCTTTGACTAAGGAAGAAAGAAGATTTGCAGGACCTCTTCTCTTTTTTCTTATTGTTTTTTTTTATGGAGGGCTTTTCTTAGGTTATTTTATATTTTTACCTTATATTTTAAAAATTCTTTTGTCTTTTCAGACAGATTTTATGGTTCCTCTTATTTCTATTACGAAGTTATTTAGTTTTGTTTTTTGGGTTTTAGCTGGTTTTGGTATTTCTTTTGAAATGCCAGTTTTTTTCTTTGTTTTAAGTAAATTAGGTGTTATTACTCCTCTTATGCTTTTCCATAACTGGAGATTTGGAATATTATTTATCCTGGTCTTTGCTGCCATTATAACTCCAACCGTTGATGTGGTTACAATGGTTTTTGTGGCTTTTCCTCTTTTTTTTCTTTATTTTATTTCAATAATTTTTTCTTTTTTAGGAAGTAGAAGTAAAAATAAATAG